The following nucleotide sequence is from Alkalinema sp. FACHB-956.
GCGGTCAAGACATCATTTTGGGTGACAACGGCGAAATTCTAATCAATAACGGAATCGTTACCCAAACCCGATCAACCAATCCAGAATTTGGCGGTAATGATGTTATCAACGGTGGCAATCAATCGGATATCATCATCGGGGGCAGCGGCAACGACCAAATGGATGGCGGTGCTGATGAGGCTTCAGATATTCTGCTAGGTGACAACGGCATTGTCTACGGTAATACTGCTAACCCCAATACTGCCAATGATATTGTTTCCACCGATCCCACCTTTGGCGGTCGTGACCAAATCTCAGGAGGTGCGGGCGATGACATCATCTTGGGCGGTTCTGGAGGCGGTGATATTGCGGGACAACTCGGCGATACAATTTTGGGAGGACTCGGCGACGATATCTTGCTAGGTGATGGGGGGCGCATTACTCGTAACAGCAATAACGAAGTCGAAAAAATTGAAACGCTCTTCCCCAGCAATGGCGGCAACGACATCATTAATGGCAATGAAGGTCGTGATATTGCGCTGGGTGGTGCCGGGGACGATACGATTTCCGGCGATGCAGGCAATGATATTTTGCTAGGCGATCAGGGTGTCGTTGACTTCAGTCTGGATGAAGATCTAGAAACGTTGGATGTGATTCGATCGATCGACCCCAGTTTAGGCGGTAAAGATACCATTTTCGGTAACGATGGTGATGATATCGCCTTTGGGGGCGCAAATGATGACACGATCGACGGCAATAACGGGAATGACATTTTGCTAGGTGATAATGGCAAAATCACCTTGGATAGCAATCAGTTCATTACCCAAATCACAACCACCGATGGCCAAATCGGTGGCAACGATCGCATCAAAGGTTCCGCAGGCAACGATCGGGTACTAGGTGGATTTGGAAATGACGATCTCCAGGGCAACGCAGGCGAAGATATCCTACTGGGCGATAACGGCACTCTGGAATACGCCCTCGATAACAACCCAGAAACCTTAGATTTAATTGCCACGATCGACCCCGAATTTGGTGGCAATGATGTCATTCAAGGCAACGACGATCGAGACATTGCCCTCGGCGGTGCGCAGAACGATACGATTAACGGCAATGGAGGCGATGACATCCTCCTGGGTGATAACGGTCGCATTACCTATAGCAATGGCAAAATCCGTTTGATTGAAACCACCGATCCCACGATCGGCGGCCAAGATAATATTTTTGGCGATGATGGCAATGACATTATTTTAGGTGGTGCAGAAGCCGATTACCTCCGAGGCAATCATGGCAATGACACGATTCTAGGCGATCACGGAAAACTCGATTACGCCTATGCTGGCGATGACAAAGTTGCCGCTGATAGTAATCTCGACACCTTAGATTTCGTCACCACCACCCATCCCACCTTGGGCGGCAATGATTTAATCTTCGGCGATCGGGGCAGCGATAATCTCCTAGGTGGCACCGGCAGCGATCGCATCTATGGAGACGAAGGACTAGATACCCTGGATGAAGAATGGCAAGTCGTGGGTAATGCTGATTTGAACGGAGACGGCGCAAACGATCTCCTCTGGCGTAATCAAATCACCGGGCAAAATCTGCTCTGGGTAACCCGAGATGGCAAATTCTCGGAAGCCGTTCCCCTACCAGATGTTAACGATTTAAGTTGGCAAGTGGCAGGCATCTTTGATCTCAATGGTGATGGCAAAAAAGACATTCTTTGGCGGCACAGCAACGGTACTCTAGTTGCCTGGAAAATGAATGGCATTACCTACGATTCCGGTTACTGGTTTAATAATTCACCCGACAGTAACTGGCAGTTATTAAGCATTGCTGATCTAGCGGGTAATGGAACTCCCTATTTTGTTTGGCGACATATCACTGGCCCTATGGTGCTTTGGCAAATCCAAAATTTCCAACGAGTCAATGGATTCACCCTAGCCTATGCACCAGATGCTAGTTGGCAAGTGGAAAAAATCGCTGATGTCACCAATGATGGTAAAGCTGATTTGGTATGGCGACATACCGCAGCCAACCTGGTTGTAATTTGGGCAATGGATAGGGACAAGGTGATTAATAGTAATGTTTTCACCCATGTTACGGACTCCAATTGGATGATTGCGGGCTTTGCAGACTTCAACAAGGATGGTAAAACAGATTGGCTCTGGCGGCACAGAATATCTGGTGGAGCAGTAATTTGGCAAATGAATGGGGTTAACCTTATCGGAGGCCAAGTATTTAATAATGCTCCGGCGCTCAGTTGGCAGATTGCTAGTCTAAGTGACTATACAGGGGATGGCCAAGCAGATGTAGTCTGGCGGCATCAAGCATTAGGATTAACCGCTTTCTGGCAGCTAGAGGGTGCCAACTTGAAGCAGGGATGGTTTCTGCCCCATGCCGATGAAAAGGTCTTTGATTCTACTTCGGCAGATCTCATTCTGGGTGACCATGGCAAATTCTACCCCGCCCTACTGCGCGATCGTAATTACGTCTCGATCGACACCGCAGCTAACCAAGGCGGCGGCAACGACATTCTCTTTGGAAACCAAGGAGATGACACCATCCTAGGACAACAGGGACAGGATATTATCTACGGTGGTTCCGGTGAGGATGATATTCTCGGGGGCCATAATGTGCGCGGAGGAGCCGATGGTGACGATCAGGTCGATGGAGGCGCGAATTCGGATGTTGTGTTGGGTGATAACGGCCAAATTACCCGGCGACCTCTCGCAAACGGCAGTTGGCAGAAATACCCGGCCCCCTTTGCCGATACGATTCGCGATGTGATTCGCTTTGACGATGTCGATCGGGTTGGCGGTAACGATACTCTACGCGGCAGTGCAGGCGATGATATTTTGCAAGGACAACGGGGCAATGATTGGATTGATGGGGGTAAGGGCGATGATGAATTAATTGGGCAACTGGGCAATGATTTTCTGCTGGGTCGATCGGGTCAAGATTTTGCTCTGGGCGATACGGGCATTATTCTGCGGGACTACAATCCCGATGGTACCCCACGCTTAAATCGTAATCAGTCCTGGCATCGGGATGCGCTGCTGCTGGATGTAGCCAATTTAGTCGATAGCTACAATCTTAATGCCATCCCCAATAGTGCCTTCCAGGATGCCAATATCGATAGTCTGCTCTTCACTGCTGCCAACGGACAGGGGGGGGTAGACAGTCAAGTGCAGGCCCTCAGCTTCTTCGATGATGGGCATGATTATCTTGATGGAGGGACAGGGGACGATAGCCTCTTTGGACAGCGGGGGAATGATTCGATGTTTGGGGGGGAAGGGAATGACTACGCTGAAGGGAATGCCGGTGATGACACGATCGAGGGTGGTTCCGGTGATGACTTCATCGTGGGTGATAATGCAACGAACATTGCACCCTTTAATCGGGAATTACCCACCGTCTTCCGAGGCATTCATCTAATTCAACAAGGAACTGGCTTGAACTTTGAGTTGGGTGAATTTGGCACGATCGTCATTCCCAACCTGAGTCTGCACCCCCAAACCAATGATGGGCTTCTGACTACCGTAAGTTTGACGGAACCGATTACGTTTGACACCGCCCCCCAAGCCCCGATCTCACCCTTAATGCGTAATGGCAAAACCTGGCGACCCTTAATTTCCCTCATCCCCAACTTGACCCATCACTTAGATTTGCTATCAGGCAACGATCGCTTGAGTGATGTGAGTGGTAACAATACGTTGATTGGGGATAACTACGCCAGCTTCCTACCCCTACGCACAGGTAATGCCGAGGTTGATAACAACTTGGATGACCTAGACACGCTCATGCACCATGTCACCTACGATCTGCACGATCTGGAACTGACGCTACGGAATGGGCAACCGAAACAGACTCTGAGCATGGCCAACGATCAAATCTTCGGCGGCAGCGATCGCGATTTAATCTACGGGGATGACTTGACGCTCTACAGTCCCTTCCTAGTTCGATCGCCCAGTCAAATTGCAACGTTAGGCAGCACTGTTAATGCCCTCAAACAGGTACTTGGTCAGTTAGGAACTAGCTTGAATGCCAAGTTATTGAATGTTCCTAGCGCCTTACCGAATACCACGCTGTCCTGGAAAAATGATGTGATTCGCGGTGGCAATGGAGATGATTCTATTTTTGGCGGCGATGCCATGATGTTTGCGCCGTTGTTGAATAACTTTGATTACAACTTTGGTGATTTCTGGCGTTATGGCTATCGTCCTGTGAATAAAGCAGTACGACCTACCTTCCAAGAATTTGACTGGTATTTGAATAATGACAATATTCAGGGTGATGATGGTCATGACTTTATGATTGGTGGCTATGCCAACTTAATTAGCCCGATCGTCACGCAAACTCCTACCACTGCGGATCAGGTTGTCAAATTCCGTAGCAGTTTGAATACCCTCATTGCAGATATTGAGAATGTCTGGATTCGGGAATTACATAACCGCACCTACGGCATTGATTACGCAAATCGTAACCGTAGCAATCAGTTAGTAGCTGGGAATACCATGATGAATGGTGGTAATGGCAATGATGTCATGATTGGGGATAATGCATCCATTCGTCTACCTATCCTGAATGGACAGGTCAGCCTGGGAATCCAGATTCAAGGCGGTGATTTGGATGTCACAGAGGAAGGTCACAATTTCTTTGGTAAGCTGCCCCACGCCTATGACACGCAAAATCGTAATCTCGATAGTGGATTTGGCCAAGACCAAATGTTTGGCGGCAGTGGTACGGATGTCATGCTGGGTGAGCAGTTCTTTGATTGGCTCTACGGTCAGGAAAATTATGATTATCTGTTTGCAGGTCGCGGCATTGATTTTGTGGATGGGGGAAGTGATAGCGATAACCTGATTCGCTACTATGCCAATCCCAGCCCCGATGATGTCACCGCGATTACGCCCTACATTCGACCCAAGTTGCAATTACTCTTAAGCCCCCACCTATTGCAATATTTCCAAGAAATTGCCGCGAATCGCAACACCTTAGCTTTAGACGGGGAATTGCTGATGCAGTATCCCAATTAGATCTCAGGTGGCTTGCAAGTTTGCTAGTTTTCAAGGTTTCAATTTCAGAGTGCAGATCACCAAAATGAACGATCGAGGAGAAGATTGAAATGAAGGAAATCACATTGGGTGTAGCAGTAACCTTAACCGCAACGTTAACGTCAATGATGGGTGCCCAGGCCGCCCAAGCACAGGAAACATCAGAATCGATCGATCGTCCCGAATCTGACTTGTCTTCGGAGGTTATGCCAGTGCAAACTAAGCGCTCCAATGTATCTAATGGGGTGTTAGCGCAGCCTTCCCAGCAGATTGCCCGTGCGACGGTGGAAGTTGCAGAACCCACGATCGAATTTTCAGCGGAAACGCCTGCACCGATTATTGCCCTTGCCGATAAACCAACGACAACAGTTGAGTCACTAACGCCTCAATCATCGCTCAAAACAACGTCAGTCATTCCAGAAAAAGTAGTAACCTCAGCAACAGCAGGAGTCCCCGATCGTGCGGCCCTATCTACGACTGCTACTGCCGTTACTACTGCTACACCTGCTGCGGCGAGGTCAGTTACCGTCAGTTCCTCGGATGCAAAGCCAGTCGCCGCGATCGCGCCTCCCGTCAGAACGGTTTCTCCCTTAGCAACGGATACCTTAGCAACGGGTAATCCATCCATGGCGTCGATCGGAACTAGAGCCAATCCCACGGTCACTGCTCCGCCGGAACCGACTGTGATTGCAGATAGCGTCCAGGAGAAAATTCAACAACTTGAACAGCAACAACTGAAATTACAACAAGAGTTAAATCTTCTACGCCAACAGGTTAGTGAGAGTAAAGCCCAAAATTTAGAAATCACCCGTGAAGATTTGCCGGAAGGATTAACGGTCACGGGGCAAGCACTGTTCCTCAAGCCGCGTAATAGTAATATTATGGATTTCGCGCGGGTGAACGATTCGTTCAATACCGCAGTGGGTGGACGGTTGGCGACGGTGGACTATGACCAATCTACTGCTTGGCGAGTTGGGGTGAACTATGCTCCCAAACCGAGTCCTTGGGAATTGGGTGCCACCTATACGTTCTTCAGTGCTGATGACCAAGCTACGGCTACGGAACCGCTTCGGACGGATGGAACCCCTGGCCGTTTGCTAGCCACCTACGCCCACCCATTCCA
It contains:
- a CDS encoding Lpg1974 family pore-forming outer membrane protein, which codes for MKEITLGVAVTLTATLTSMMGAQAAQAQETSESIDRPESDLSSEVMPVQTKRSNVSNGVLAQPSQQIARATVEVAEPTIEFSAETPAPIIALADKPTTTVESLTPQSSLKTTSVIPEKVVTSATAGVPDRAALSTTATAVTTATPAAARSVTVSSSDAKPVAAIAPPVRTVSPLATDTLATGNPSMASIGTRANPTVTAPPEPTVIADSVQEKIQQLEQQQLKLQQELNLLRQQVSESKAQNLEITREDLPEGLTVTGQALFLKPRNSNIMDFARVNDSFNTAVGGRLATVDYDQSTAWRVGVNYAPKPSPWELGATYTFFSADDQATATEPLRTDGTPGRLLATYAHPFQNQRAASASAEANLDYDLVDLDVAYNLRPSKNLNIKLFTGLQIANLDQAMAIRYDGQDFSPNGGTVNLVNDFDGIGPKLGAEMRLMLGSGFSVYGRGSAALLFGNAKFRYQETFGSETVADLNFDRKQTLPTVNFAVGVDWTSQLSKTAKLSIGAGYEYQHWFNATRDIRFVDDASPAIFAERQGDLSMQGFFVKAGISFVF